CAACACTTGGAATAACCGAGATATCCGGCCCCTGGGCGCCGTCATTCACCCCGCCCCCTGGAAAGCAATAACCGAGGCGCGGTGACGGCGTTTGCCGTTTAATAGAATCAAAGTACTGTCAGAAGATAAGCCACGCAGGTTTACCGGACGGATCAGGGTAGCAGCATCACTGATAGGCTGCGCACGAACGTTAAAAGAAGGAATAGCCCCCACCAGCATATCGAGCATATCGGTAGAGCCGGATTTAGCCAATTCATCGCCACCGATCAGATCGACTGGCACAGGTGAATCGGCAACAGAACGTGGCGCGGCCCTGGAACCAACAACCACTATTTTTTCAACGTCTTTTTCTTTTGCTGCAGCGTCAGTTTCGGCAGCATAGGCTGGCACTGTGCCTAACGCAAAACCCACGGCTAGGGCTAGCGTACCGGCACGAAATTTAGTCGACATGTTATTTCCTTCCCAATAATGGTAATAAAGTTTTTATAATTATCTATTTTTATTCACTGAGTGATTTTTGTTATTGCTCAAAAATTCACTAGTCGCAATTAGTTATAAAACAGCTAAAACCGCTTTACAAGAGGCCCTGCACTCAAACCTGGCTCCTGACGGTTAAATAACGGTCAATTAATGGAGAGCAATACACAATTAACCGTAAACCCCTTGATTATGATCAATACGCTGCGTCCCACAATTGGCGATACTTATAGCCATTTCATCAAAAATCACACCTGCGAAAATATTCGTATTTAAGCAAAAGCGAAAAAGTTCAAAAAAAAATAAATAAAAATAAAAAATTTTTTTATCCGTAAAAAAAACAAACAAATAAAGTACAATAAATTTACAAGAATACAACAGCAAAAATCAGCCAGTTTTTACCGACTCCCGCTTTGGTCATCAACACTGCTGCTTAATCCATCAATTCACGGCTGCAGAGGAAACAATAATTAGCCATTTTTTTAGATAAGTATGCGAGCTACTTTCAACCGAACCGGTTGCACAATCCTGGCTAATAAATACGGCAATACGCTTCACTTCCGCCAGCGGCTAACTTAAGTGATTCACGGCTGAAATACCCGGGGAAAATTAGGATCTGTTTAACTTTAGGTGGTAAGCAACCCCGAGATAAAGAAAAAGCGGGGAATAACAACAAGCAAGCCCGTGACAATTATCAAATAACTGTCACGGGCTTAAGGGGAGAATTCCGGATTAAACCTTAACTCAGGCGGGCAAAAGCTGCCTGATAAGGTCCCAGCACCAGGGCGTTATTATCCAGGTTCAAAGGAGCAAACCCGTGCCCGGCAAGCTCGGCAAGCTTTGCCTGCGGCATTAACGGCACCAGGCCGGTATTGGCGGCAAAGTTAAAGCAGCAAAGCACAGCCTGACCCTGTTCGCGGCGGATAAAAGCCAGGATATCCTCTGGCGCATCGATAAACTCGATATCCCCGTATAACAGCTCAGGATGTTCTTTACGCCAGCGGACAAATTGCCGGTAGGCATTTAATACCGAGTCGGGATCCTGATCCTGGCGATCTATGGCAACCGATCTGTGCTCCACAGGAACCGGCAGCCAGCTTGTTTCCCCTTCAGAGAAACCGCCATTGGCCTCATGTCCGAGCCAGGGCATAGGGGTACGGCAACCGTCACGGCCCTTAAAGTTAGGCCAGAAAGTAATGCCGTAAGGATCCTGCAACAGCTCGAACGGGATCTCCGCCTCAGTCAGCCCCAGCTCTTCCCCCTGGTAGCTGCAGACACTGCCGCGCAGTGACAGCAGCATGGCATTGAGCATTTTCGCCAGTTCAGGGCTGTTATCTCCTTTGCCCCAGCGGCTCAGCACCCGGGTAACATCATGGTTGCCTATCGCCCAGCAAGGCCAGCCGTCGGTCAGGTTATCTTCCAGGGTCTGCACCGTTTTGCGGATATAGGCCGGACTGAAGTCCTTGGTTAACAGCTCAAAACTGTAGGCCATATGCAAACGCTTATTGCCCAGGGTATATTCCGACATGGTCTTTAACGAATCTTCGGAAGAAATTTCTCCCAGCGACACCACCCCGGGATATTGCTCCATCAGGGCGCGGATATCTTCCATAAAGGCGATATTTTCCGGTCGGGTATTATCATAATGGTGATATTGATAAGCATACGGGTTATCTTCACTAAAGCCGCGCCCTTTCCTGTCTTCCAGGGCCTTTGCCGGGTTGTCCCTCAGCTGCTGGTCATGGAAGCAGAAATTAATGGCATCGAGACGGAAGCCGTCCACGCCGCGCTTGAGCCAAAATTCGACATTTTCCAGCACATGACGGCGCACCTCGGGATTATGGAAGTTCAAATCCGGCTGTTCGGTCAAAAAGTTATGCAGATAATACTGCTCGCGGC
This genomic window from Thalassomonas viridans contains:
- a CDS encoding alpha-glucosidase; translation: MKQQPWWRGAVIYQIYPRSFMDANQDGIGDLAGIVDKFPYIKSLGVDAVWISPFFKSPMKDFGYDISDYREIDPMFGAMADFDRLITEAKKADVKVIIDQVLSHTSDEHAWFRESRQDRTNDKADWYVWADAKPDGTPPNNWLSIFGGSAWQWEPRREQYYLHNFLTEQPDLNFHNPEVRRHVLENVEFWLKRGVDGFRLDAINFCFHDQQLRDNPAKALEDRKGRGFSEDNPYAYQYHHYDNTRPENIAFMEDIRALMEQYPGVVSLGEISSEDSLKTMSEYTLGNKRLHMAYSFELLTKDFSPAYIRKTVQTLEDNLTDGWPCWAIGNHDVTRVLSRWGKGDNSPELAKMLNAMLLSLRGSVCSYQGEELGLTEAEIPFELLQDPYGITFWPNFKGRDGCRTPMPWLGHEANGGFSEGETSWLPVPVEHRSVAIDRQDQDPDSVLNAYRQFVRWRKEHPELLYGDIEFIDAPEDILAFIRREQGQAVLCCFNFAANTGLVPLMPQAKLAELAGHGFAPLNLDNNALVLGPYQAAFARLS